One segment of Treponema pectinovorum DNA contains the following:
- a CDS encoding ABC transporter ATP-binding protein, translating into MNEKIIQIKNLEKTYTSEGEKLTILKNLDVDIYKSSKVVIVGESGSGKSTFLNIVAGLDQATCGLIKVGPYEISSLDEKEISEYRSKYLGLIFQFHYLLKDFTALENVFLPAYMSGIKKKGAMEKAKLLLKDVGLENRISHLPSELSGGERQRVAVARALINEPELILADEPTGNLDPQNATMIGELLFSMAEKYDKTLLLVTHDMNLASRGDFIYSIKEGSLHEN; encoded by the coding sequence GATAAAAAATCTTGAAAAAACATATACGTCAGAAGGCGAAAAATTGACAATCTTAAAAAATCTCGATGTAGATATATACAAAAGTTCAAAAGTTGTAATAGTGGGAGAAAGCGGCAGTGGAAAAAGCACTTTTTTGAACATAGTTGCAGGCTTGGACCAGGCGACCTGTGGTCTTATAAAAGTGGGACCTTACGAAATCTCTTCGCTCGATGAAAAAGAAATTTCAGAATATCGCTCAAAATACTTGGGGTTGATTTTTCAATTTCACTATTTGTTAAAAGATTTTACCGCTTTGGAAAATGTTTTTCTTCCTGCTTACATGTCTGGAATAAAGAAAAAGGGCGCAATGGAAAAAGCAAAGTTGCTTTTAAAAGATGTTGGCCTTGAAAACAGAATATCACACCTTCCTTCTGAGCTTTCTGGTGGCGAGCGGCAGAGGGTTGCAGTTGCCAGAGCCTTGATAAACGAGCCGGAATTGATTCTTGCAGATGAACCCACAGGTAATTTGGATCCTCAAAATGCTACTATGATAGGCGAGTTGCTTTTTTCTATGGCAGAAAAATACGATAAAACTTTGCTTTTGGTAACCCATGATATGAATCTAGCCAGCAGAGGAGATTTTATCTATTCAATAAAGGAAGGCTCTCTACATGAAAACTGA